The sequence TAAATATACATCTGATTCATCAATCCAACGTTCAATGGTTAATTTCTGAGATTGCGATCCTGCTTGAAAGAGTTCCATACCAGCAGGAATATGTCCCACATTGAGAATTGCTTCTACCGCAGCTTGCCGTTCTGTAATTTAATCAATATATGTAGATGAAATAAAAACTTGTAATTTCTTCTTCATTACTTTAAGCCTCCAACTATATTGTAATTTTATAGTCCTGTGTATATCGACAATTGTGTTTGAAATTCGTGCATCCATAAAACGGCCCTCGGGACCCTTTTTTATAGACTAGGAAACCACCACACCTTGGGCATTGTTTTGGTTTTTTCAAAATCTCTATATGCCCGTTGGTGTAATCACATCCTGGATAATGAGTACATCCCAAAAAGACGGTATTTCCTACTCTGCGCGTCAAATACCCCGTTTTGCATTTCGGACACTTAGGATTCTCCGCGATGCTCTCTTCAAGCGTCACTAATTGATACGGAATTTGATCTTTCTCGATCAGCTCTTTAACAAAAATAGACATACGCTGCTCTGAGGTTAGAATGTAGACGGAGTTTCGAGTACGCGTTAGCGCCACATAAAACAGGCGTCGTTCTTCCGCAAACTCAAAGGCTTCCTGATTGGTCAGTACCCAGGAAAGCACAGGATCATCCGCAATTTTATTGGGGAACCCCACCAGACTGTTCTCCCCATTTAGCAAAATGACATGGTCCTTTTCTAGGCCCTTAGATTTATGGGTCGTTAAAAAGGAGAGCTGAAGCTCACGGTATTTCGTATAGATAATTTGGTCTTTGTCTTTATTCAGGAGAAATTCGGACTCGGCTTCTAAGAAGTTGATATCAAAATTATTACGACCAAGTAGGAGGACCTCAGCCCGCTTGCCATGATTTTTGACGATCCGCTCTATGGCCTCACGAATCGCAGCGGTTTTATCTTTTTGATACCCTAGAATTTGAATCGGCTCTGTATTTTGTTGATGTGCTTTCAGTTCCTTTTGGAGCTGTTTTTTATTTCGCATCACAAAACTTCCTGCCACATCGACAAGCTGCTGTGAGTTCCGATACGTTTGCTCAATTTTCATCATTTCAAACTCACCAAAATAGTGGCCAAAATGGGTGAAGAGCTGGAGATCGCTGCCTGCAAACCTAAAAATGGATTGCCAGTCATCCCCTACACACATGACCTTCGCCTGGGTCTGCTGACGAATGGCTTGAATGAGTCCAAAACGACTTTTGGAAATATCCTGATACTCATCGATAATGATATACTTGTAAGGAAAATGCAGTTGCTTTTGCAGGACTACTTCGGTCGCTTGATTAATCATATCGTTGAAATCGATACTGTGTATCCGTTTTAGGTGGTCAGCATAATAAGAGTGAATCGGCCGTACCAAAGTCAAAAACAGTTCCGTCCGCCGCTTTAAAAAAGGAATGTCTGGCTTCAATTTATTTTGATGAATAAACGCATCAAACTGATGTTCCTCAAACCCACTGGACTTAAACAAGCTGATGAACGTCCCGATCAGTTTTACAAATTCTTTAAAATATTTGTCCTGATCTTGTTTGTAGACGCTATTAAAAATCGACAAGTAATCGGCTTCTTGGAACTTCACACCTTTACTCAGTAACTGCTCTCGCAGCTTGTCTAGAAGTATCCCCTGCTTGTTATAGTAAGAGTATGTTTCAATCAATTTGGTTCCCTGAGCAGCATGCTGCTCCCTTTTCCATTTCATGCCCTCCAGGTACTTTTCTTCCTCGATGGGGCTTAGCCATGGAGTATGTCCTTCTTCATTCACTCCAAAATGTTCAAGATAAATATCATACTGGGGCAAGTGAAAATCGGGTTTGTACTGGCGGTAATTCTCCGTTCGCGTGTCCAGCGGATAGTCCCGTTCATATTCATACTCCACGGAATTCAAAAATAAAAAGTTCGCAATCAAGGTCTCTTCGAAGCTCTTTACTGATTCCCCTGCAAGAGTTTTCAATCGACTTTGTTGCGCTTTCGCCGCTTGGTCCACATAATCTGATTTTGACATTTTTCCTTTCAAGGTTTCAAAATCCATGTTGCGGTGAAAGTCATGATACTCCCCTAAATTATCAAATGCAGAATAATCTTTCGGAATGCTGAGGTAATAACCGAAGAATTCAATAAGATGCTTAATCTGTTGACCTTCTTCAAAAATCCGATCCTTCATATACGCTTGAATAATTTCAGTGAGGCCGCTGAAGATGTCTGGCTTCGCTTGACGATCCTTGGCAAGGATCTCAAGGCCCAAGGCGTGAAAGGTCTTTACAGACACACGGAGATGAAGACGGTGTTCTATCCGCTCTGTCATTTCCAGCGCAGATTTCTTAGTAAAGGAAATGAGTAGGATCTCTTCGGGCTTCACACCTTTGTGTTCCACCAAATACTTCACTTTGCCTGCAATCGTTAATGTTTTTCCGCTTCCCGCTCCAGCTAGCACCAAATTGCTATCCTCATCGGTGACGACAGCGATCCTCTGCTGAGCATCCAAGGACTTACCATCAATATCAGTAAGCAGTTTCTCAGCTTGCAGTAGTTCTATCTGAATGTATTCCTTGTTCCAATCTGATCGATATTTGTTCAGGTCTTTATACGTGTCAATGCTTTCAGTCGTTGATTCGGAAATCCCGCTGACATCCCCCGAGCTAAAATAATCAAACGTGTCTTTATACTGAGAAACCAGTTTCACAGCTATAGAGTGTCTGAAATAATCCTTACGGGCATCCTTTACGTCCAGAAGAAAAATCGCAGCACGTTCCGTTTGTGCTATAATCTCATCATTTAATTGTTTAATAGTATCACGGAGCTCCGAATAAAAAATCCAATACTTTTCTTTTTGAATCTGAAATAGATTTTCGATCTTTACATATCGGGGTTGGAACTTACGTTCAGTGATTACAGTCTCAAAATAATGTTCAAGTATAGGGTTAATGGCGTAAGGGAATTCTTTGGCGTAGAATAGAAGCTGCTGTTTTGACGTCAAATTGGTGATTTGCTCTTCTGAAATATAGAATCTCTGCGAGGAAATTCCTGTAAACCGTTTTTGTAATTTTATATCCAAACCTGCATTAAGCTTCAGTTGGTATTCAAACTGCTCCAACATTTTATTCCATTTTCGATTTTTAAAATATGTTGTTATCCATGATATCAAGCTGCATCACATTACCCTTCATGCTCATCTAGACTAATCGTAATATTTTCCCATTAATAATGCTACCAAATTAACTTGCACAACACACTTAAAAATAACATTGCAAATACTCAACTTTGAAAATACATCCTGCTAGATATAGAAATCCAGCGCATGTGGGCGCTGGATTTTCTAATTAATGATGCTATTAATCTGATATTTTATATGTTAATTCCCCTTTAGAAACTTCAGATAAATTGACTGAGGTTATTTCATAAAGTATCTCTAAATCCTCATCAGCTTTTACCATAAGGAAGCAAGGAAATGCTTTATTTTCCTTAGGGCTTAACTGTTCAAATTCGAATACTAAAACACTCCCTTCTTTCTCTTCATAGTGCTTATAATCTAATAAGCTTTCATATAATTTTCAAAGTCTTTTTTCAACGTTTTTGAATTTGGCTCTTGGTAAAGAGCTAAAGTATGTTCTTCTACTAAGTGTGCATAATCATATGGGTTAATTTCACTATCGGATTCGTGGCTTAATAACAAATGAAGATATCCTTCATATCCCGTGAATTCCTCGATGATTCTCGCATCAGGTTTTATAAAATCATTAATTTTCAAAACATTACTGGCTTCTAACTTTAGCTTCTTTCAAGTTACCTAATTGTAAGAACTCGGCTTCAAGCTTAACATCGAGTAACTTCAAAGCCAGATTCTCCAAGTCCTCTCGTCGAGTTCCTGAAAATTCACAATATTCTTCTTCATGATACTGTGCTGATACAAAGTCATTAAATATCCAACTTAAAGACTCTGATTGAGTTTCTGTTATACCCAACAGCTCAATTGAATTAATATTTCTCAACATTGCAAACAAAGGTTCTTGTTTTTCCTGATAAAATGTTGATTTAAATAAATTAGTACTTTTCGAGTTCATAACATTAGAAAACTCAAGAAGATCTTTCAAATAAAATTGAACAACCAAATTACTCATTTTATCAGTTTTGAAGCCTGGAAAATGATTAACCCAATTAACCAGGCGAATTTCGAAGTCTTTCCTAGCTTCTTTTGTTCCTTGAGTTGAAAACAGCATATACGTATAACTTAATGCCTTAGACATTAATTCAAGATCCGTATCGGTTGCATGCTTCCCCTTTTGTGATAAAAATTCACTTAAGTTTCTGTAAACCAGAGCGTCCAGAGCTTCTTGATCATTTTGTCATTGTATTATGCAAATTTTTTCTTTATTTGAAAATAAGGCTGTATTATTCCCATAATCCTTTTCAGACGCTGATTTCTCATTTATGCGGTTCGAAATATGTTTTGTTTCCTCATTACATGTCCCAATTTTAAAATCAACTCATAACAATTGGCTTCAGAATAATCATCAATAAGAGATTCTAACCATTTACGGATACTTGGCATGGTAAAGTTATTTTTCGATGTTTTAACTTGTACTACTTTGGGTTCTTGCTTTATGTAATACCATGCAATATCCACTTTGTCATTCTCAGTATCAGGTTCAATTTGGACATATTCCCATTCTTCAGAAACAAAGGAGTTGACAACACAAATGACGGCTTGAGCCAGATATCCCCAAGCCCCTTCCTTACCGCCCATATGTCTAACCTCCAAAACTAATCGATATCTTAATATTTCACATTCTTCAACTAACTAAGCAAATCATCAATAAATCGTGAAGGCTTAGCTTTTCCTCCAACTCCATTCCAATCAGTTCTGTGTTTAGCATAAGATAAAAACAACTTGTTCTGCGAACGCGTCATTGCAACATAGAGCCCTCTTCTCTCTTCCTGTACCTTAACCTCATCATAACCGTTTCTTCCAGGAAGAAATGACTCTTCAATGGCAACAATAAATACAACCTTATATTCTAATCCTTTGGCAGTATGAAAGGTAGATATACCCACCTTATTTATTAAGGGGTCTATGTGATTGGAGTCATCCTGCAATTCAATTTCAGAGATCAATTCTAGAAAATCAGGAGCTGTTGATTTTGAAATCCTGTCTTTTAAATGTTCAATATGTCTTAATTCCTCATCGGCATTCTCAACTTCTAACTCATCTATAATAGTTTCTAAATCCAATAAGTTACATACTCTATTGAAGATATTTAAATATGGCTTCTTTGTAATACCATTAAGGCAAAATTTAGATATATCTTTAATCATCTCATCAAATGAGTCTTCAATATGAAGTTTAGATAAAGACTTAATATTAACTTCTCCAACTTTTTCAGAATAGTATTTATAAAGATCTGGATAATCAAACCTTTCTTCTAAATCAGTTAATAGACTTAAAACGAGCAGTTCGTTACTTGGATCAGCCTTGAGTTTCATAACAAGCATAATTGTTTCAGTCAACAATGTTTCCTTATAGTTAAAGTTTCTTCCAAAATGTTGGAATGGTATGTTTCTTTCTTTCAGTGCTTCATCAATTATTTTCAAAGAAGGATGACGACTACGGTATAGGATAATAATATCTTTATATAGAATTCCACTTTGATGTAACTCACTAATTTGCTCTGCGACCCGTTGTGCCTCTTCTTCCCAAGTGTCGAATTCCACGATTTCAAAAGAATCATCTTCACCTGTATCTCTACCTGAAAGTTCTTTGCTTATTCTATTATTGTTATTCAATATCAATTTATTCGCAGCATCCAGTATAATTTGAGGTGAACGATAGTTTGCATTCAATACAAATGTCTTTGCATTTAAAATACGTATATAATCTTGAATAACTGTTGGTATTGCACCTCTCCACCCATAAATGGATTGATCATCGTCTGCGACTGCCATAATATGTTTTGCTTTCGTCCCCAACAATTGAATTAACTCAAGTTGCATGCGATTAGTATCCTGCATCTCATCTATCAGCACATAAGGGAATGCATTATAGAAAAGATTTAACACGCTCGGTTGATTTTTCAACAGTGTCACCGTAAAAAGAATAGCATCATCATAATCTATAAACTTGTTAATCCTTAATTGTGAGCTGTACTCCTCAGCCGCTTCCGAAAAATTAAAAACCTTACTCTGATGACAACTTGTAATATAATCAGATAAGTCTGAAGATGAGTTTTTTAATGAACTAATACGGCTCCTAAAATCCGTAGCCTTCATGTTTAAAGATGTCTTCCTGATGATTTGATTCATTAATGCTAACTGCTGATTACCAGCCAAAAAGGTGAATGAACGATCGAAACCTATTTTGTCACCATAAGATTTGAGTACCCACAAACAAAAATTATGAAAGGTTCCGATACGAATTTGTTTATTATCGATACCACTCGCTTTCACGCGAGATTTCATTTCATTTGCTGCTTTGTTCGTAAACGTAATAGCAAGGATCTTTTTATGTGCTTTTAGCAGACCTGACTCAAACAGATACGAAATACGGCTTGTGATGACCCTAGTTTTCCCTGTACCTGGTCCCGCAAATACCATTGAATGCCTGTCAAAATATTGAACAGCACTACATTGTTCATTGTTTAAGTCATTAAGCGCCTTCATCTTTAAAAGTCATCCTCTTCTGGGTCATAATCTTCTTCTGGGCTTTCGTTGCCTTCATCTTCAGCTTCATCATATTCTTCATAGTCGCGGAATTTCTTTTCAGAATCCTTATCTTTATCATCTTTAGTGATGTTGTAACCTGCTAGTTCCATAACTGCACTAAGCGTATTATCAATAAAGTCTTGCGGGAAATGATCATAGAACACTTCACCAATGAGTCTTCCCGTTGTTCTTCCTTTGATTTTCCGAAACGAGTCTGCGATACACTTCCTAATTGATTCTTCAGCGTCTGGGACACTTTCTAGAATGGGGAAGCATTCACTAATATCCGCTTCTGCTTTACGTAGTGCTCTGATCTCCTGTCCCTTGTCCTTGTCAAATCTAGATATTGCTCCCTTTAAATCTGAAAATAAATCTAACATTCTCTCGGCTGGTAAAAGTCCTTTTAAGAAAAGAAGTAATTCTTCAATAGGAACATGAAGACAAACTAGGCCTTCAATATCTCCCATATCAGTATTTCTAGGTATTTCATAAAATGCTGAACACTCTTCTTTAATCTCCTTAATAACTTTTTCGTGATTTTCATCTACCGAATCATAATCAATCATTGCTACATTTGGAATATTAAAGTTGTTCAATAATTGAATAAATGCTTTTAGATTATTTTTACCACCTGTGTTAATGACAGATACTCCAACACGATCTAAATCATAGATATTATTTTCGTCAGAACAAGCAATTCCTAATGCAGGAAAAAGTCCTTGCTCTGTAGGGCCCTCCACCAAGAGCACAGCTTTTGCAAAGAAAGCATCCGCTTTACCAACGTCTAAATGTTTCTCGTATGATGCAATATGAGCATTCGGGAATTTAGCAGGTAATTGAATACAAGTGGACACATCTCCATTGGGTTGCTTCCGAACCAAACAAATTTGTTTTGGGTTAATCCATTCTATTAACGTAGGAGAGTGAGTAGCGACCCAAACTTGCCTCGATTTAGAGAGTTCCAAAACCTCTCTATACATTGCTCTTTGAGAATGCGGATATAGATGAGATTCTGGTTCATCAATGGCAAATATACCTTCACGCAACTTACCAATTCCCGCAAAAGCTCGAAATACGCTCACCGTCAAAACACTTTGCAATCCTAGCCCTAGTTGATCTATATTTAGGTATTTTTCTTCATTGCGATGTCTTAATTGAAGTTGAATATTCCTTTTTATATCTGTAGCTGAAGAAGCCGCTACAGTTAGTCGGACAGTTCCATCTTTATCAGACAAATCAATAACTTGCCGTGTTATACTGGCCACGCCTTTTATGAGCTCACTGATGTCGGTATTTTCATTTAATGTTTCGCCAGCTTCATCAAGCTTCCCTAATATTTCCTCCTCTTGATTAGATAAATCAATTTGATCAAGAATTCTTCCAAATAGACTGCCCTTATTAGATTTGATAGCCCTGTGATCACGAAGAGCATCTTGAAAATAAAATGAAATTAATCTTTTTTCAGAAAAACTAACCGAGCGTTCAGGCTGCCGTTCGTAAACAAGAGAAGGCTCCACTTCTTTGGTGTCTTTGTCATAGACACATTTAAACGTAAATGGCAAAAAATAATGATCATCTCCATCCACAATTTTAATATCAACCATCCCAATAAACACTGCTTTAACTTCTTCACTTAAATCCGAGAAAATAATATTAACTTCAATCGGAAATTCTGGATTGTAAAAATCAGTTTCTTGAAATTCCAAAGTACGTATTGAACGCTCAGGATTAAACAGGCTGTGTAATATAGTAAGAATGCTGGTTTTCCCAACATTATTTTCACCAATAAGAACAACAATGTCGTGTTCATTAATTTTCCGAGGAACAATTGTAACTTTTTCATCAAAATTTCTAAAGTTCTTGATATGCAATTCTTCAATTCTCACTAAGACTCCCCCGATAAGGTTTCTGTTATGGTAGATTTCAGATCTATGTACTTTTTACATATATAAACATATCATATTTTGTCTAAAAAAAATGTCGAATATTGGTCGAAAACGACACTTTCAATTCTTTCCGTTTATTCCTTGTTTTCTTTCTCCCAAATGCGTTATCCTAAAATATGAAATGATGAGAACCTGGGGGACTACTATGGACTGGAGACGGTACGAAGTTGAAATATACCAAAAGTTAAAATCAGAGTTCCCTGAAGTGAACATTACATTTGACGGTAAGATTTTGGGACATCAAAGTAAAGTCGAAAGACAAATAGATGTATTAGCTGTCGGAAAATTTATGGGACATGAAATAACACTCGCAGTAGAGTGCAAGTACTACTCTAAGAACATTGACGTGAAAATTGTTGATGGATTCATTGGATTTTTGGAAGATATCAAAGCTGATATTGGCATTATTATCACTAACAAGAATATACAAATAAAAACCTCCTTACATAAAACTTCGGCTATCCGAACAGCCTGCCGGGTCCCACCGGCAGGCTAGGTAATTTAACTATCGTGTCCCGTTACTTGAACGTCGAACCGAAAATTATTTCCTCAACTGAAACAAGTAAAGTTAAGATCAACGAATATTGTCTTTAAATCGAAACTCTTATCTTCGATATAATCCATCATATCTACCAAACAAGGTTCTTTCTTGAATGTTGCCTCCAACATTATCCAGTAGTCATCTTCATGTAATTCAATAAGATAAGCAAGATTGTATGCCTCAAGTAACTTTAATTCTTCCTTGAACCTCGTTTGAGAAATATTTAGTAACCGTCTGATTAAAGATTCTCTAACTCCATAAGTTTCTCTACCCGGAACAAATACAGAACGTGAAAGTAAAGCGTAATAGAACTCTCGCGTTATTTACGGCAACTCTGCAAGTTGATTATAAAACATCTGATATGATGGATTCATATCATCAATCCTGAGATTGACACGATGCTTTTCGTTAATATGTGTTACCAAATTACTGCAACCCATGTACTTGTTAACAGGTCGTGGTTCCAGCTGGTCTAACATGGATGTCGCCTCGCCTGAAGGTGTGGTTCCAACATCTAAATCGCTAAATACTCTAATCAGATTGCTTTGTAGAAAATCATATGTAGATTTAATCTTGTCGAGAGGAAGAGAAACTATAGCTCTTTCTAAATCACCAAAATCCCAAATATCATTTTCAATTTCAAAATGAAGATTTGAAGCCAACTCAGGGTTAATCCCATCATAGCTGCTTTGCTTAGCCCCAAGTATGAGAATAACAAATCGTTCATATCTTGCTTTTTGTTCATCCGTTATTTTTTCAAAGGTATGATTTATCTTGGTCGATTTCTTATCTGTTGTTACTTGAATGCCAAGTTTCTGGACCTCATCACCTAAATCTAACCCAGGTTCGTTAGATCTCGTTTCATTCAAGTTAACAAGGTTATATCCATAAATTAGGTTCAAAAAATCCTTGATGAAATCCTCACAATATTTATTCAAATCGTACAGCCCTAATTTACTTCTGGTTTGAAGGACAAAATTAAGTTGTCCCAGCCCATCCATTATATCTCCTAGCAATTTCCCACGAGTTAACATCGCTCATATCCCCCAAAATAAAGTTTAATTGCTCCTCTAGCAGACAGATTCCCACAGTTGCTAATTTTAAAGATTCCTTGCCTCCAATCTTGGTTCTCGTGGTACCATCCAGGTTTGCGCATAGGTTACTCTAGAAGTCTTTTCGAGTATGTCATTCAGATAGAATGGTTATACTCTAGCTCTGTAACAGAAGATCCTGTCATAGCAAGGCATGCTTTTTTCTTGCCACGCCGAGAGGCGATTTTCCAAAACTTCGTCGAGAGTTCAGTATTTCGGGAGCGAGCGATTACCCAAGCCGCTTCGCATAAGGCAACTTTTGCGTGCGAATTGCCGTTTACGCTCTTTGTACTTTTTTTTACCGGCACTTTCATGGTTTCCCGGAACCACGCCTGCCCAGCTGCAACTGCAGAATTTTACAATTTCATCAACACCGTATACTTTGGCCAGATTAATTATAAGGTCTTGTTATATTTAGGCCGGTAATACAGTATAGCGGCACTTTCGTATTTTCTTAATGCTTTGGTTACTTGAGAACGATAAAAATTTAGATCATCATCTGATATGTCCAGTTCCCACCAGGGAAACTCTATAATATGAACCCTTGATTCAGGATGGTTTTCAAGAATATTAGGAAGTTGATGGTGGTTACTTTCAATTTTAGAGATGCGTCTGTCTATCTTCAGTGACATACCTACATATAGAACATTTGCTTTCTAAAAAATGAGATATAAACCAGTAACATCGTATTCAATACGTTTAAGACAATCCCTTAGAAGAAAGCTATCTTTTATTTAATGAAATTTTTCGATTAATATTGAAGAAGTACTAAAAGCATATTCCTCACTACCTTCATTAATATGCCTAATAATTGTTTTGTTTTCATGGTTACGATATAGTACTACTTCAACACCTTCTCCTAAGTCATTGTAAATTACTAATAGGTTAGCTGGAATCAATTTTCCATCACAATCTATTGTTAAAGTTGCTTTCATATAATAAGTGTATACTTCGTTTTCCATTAAGGATCCAAAACCTACTTGTGAACCGTGAACAACATTAAGAGTTGGAAAAACATCAGTTTCATGATTTTTCTGAATTATCAGATATTCTATAACGCTATCGAAACGCTCTTCCAGCCCTTCATGTACACTGGCATAATCAAGACCGCCAGTGGAAATTGCGCTTGCAATACTAAGAAAGCTAAGCTCATAAGGAGTCAATTTAGTGTAATCAAGATCCTTGATGAGTATAGATAATGCTCTTCTATTAGGAAGAACATTATGATATGTCCAGCTTCTAATTAAATCAATAAGTAGTTTCTCTGATTCGGATTTAAAATATTTAATAACTATATCTGGGAATTGTAATATCAAACTCTTTAATTGTTTCCCTTCGATAAGATGAAAAAGAAATCGCTCATGTTGCATTCTTAAATCTACCCAACTGCGAGTAGCAGTTGTTAGATAGGAACTAGTAATAACTACAAGATGTCTTGCCCATTCTACACTAGCCCAATCAAATTTTGTGCTGATCTCATTAAGCGGCACTCCGTTTGTATAGTATTTACATTCGATAAACCACTTTTCCGTTATAGGTCCAGTTAAGGGGTTACCTGTTGTATAGAGAGCCTCAATATCTCTTCCATTATCAGCGCCACCTTGTCGCCATTTTAATGTATGAAATCCTTGTCTTGATAAAAGGTCATAGCTTAACTCTTCAAATTGAATGGAACTGGTCAATAAGTCAAAATTGATATCATCCTCAGAAAAATACAATATTATCACCTTTTCTTAAAATGTCTTCCAAACATCTCATACAACTTCCCAACAGCAACCGTTAATCTGAAACGAAGAGGTAAAGTATTAATGGTGCGTAGTCAGATTCAATCTCACTAGTTTGTATTACTTTGACCCTCCATTGTTCATATAAGTGGACGATCGTAGGTGACTGATCAAGATGATTAGCGCATGTAGAGGTTACCGGATCATTCGCCTGTCCTACACTTTGAAACCGGCGCTCCCGGAAGAATACCCGGAGCACGAACCTCAGCCTCGCTACGCAGCTTGACGCTGGCGTGACAGTCTATAACTTTTTTTCCAAGTCTAACACTTTATTTTTCAGTCTAATACTTTATTTTCTTTGGATAATTGATACGTAAGCTAACCAGTACGCACAGTTATACGTTTTATGTCAGAACATGAATATGTATTTTGATGATTATCAATCTGATATGTAAGATATCCTTGTCCATATTCGGCAAAGGTACCAGATTCTTGTCCTGAGCAAAGGACTAGTACTTGGTACCTTAAAATACAAAACCCGTGATGTGCGCAGATTCTTACGAGATTATGTTCTTGTACACCGACAGGAGATAAAGCACCTTGCTTTTATATTCTAGGTAACACCCTCTTGCTATTACCGCCCTTCCAGGTTTCCCCGCGCCCATTGCGCCCAGTTATTTCCCGTTGATACCGGTCCACCTGATCGGGCTACTATAGCCCTGGCGATCCGGCGGGCGGCTGGCCGTTGAAAGTTCTCTTTTTGAGTTCTTAACAAGTTGAGGAGGAAAACAAGTATCACAAATCATCTTCTTTATTTTCCCGTTCAACCAGAGAGGTCAATGATTACATCAAATAAGGCTTATCGAAAGGGTAGTGTTTTCAAATGCCGGGGATCATGAATAGATAATTAATTGTTAACTAACACAGCATGCGCCTCAAAAAAAAGATCCCGAAGATAGTTTGCCTTTAGGAGTTTTCATCGAATTTTAAAAAGCTCAAACCATTCATAGCCATGTTTAATGGTAATGTTTTTCATACCTCTTCAATATTTCTAATGTGGAAATTAGAACCAAATTTAAACGGAAAATAGAATCCTCTTCGTCTGAAAGCCCCGGATGAGAACCTTCGGGATGCAGTCTTTTCCAAAAGGTTTCATAATAACCTGTTCCATTACCTATCCATTCATTAAGTTCCTTATAAAATAGAGGAGGATTTGCATGGGCTAAACTAATTCGAGCAAGCTTGCTGTCTGCGGGCACACTGCCCGTTATTCTTTTTGATAACTGATTTATCAGATCCTCTACATAGCTTCTTAATTGACTATTACAAGCTGCCCAATCCCCCCTATTAAATGCGTTTATCGCTTGTTTGTAGTGGCCATGGGCTACCACTAAATTGTACTTTTTCAGCAATATCTCAAGTAAAGATTCACTTTCCGGGAAGTCGATCACCGTTTCGAAAGTTCTTGTTAACTTTCCTGCTTCAATGATAAAACCATCTCTTAACAAGAGTCGCCTTAAGTCGGGAAAGTTTATAAACTCATTCGTTAACGGATCAAAGTGGTATGGATTAGATGCAGCTTGACTAATAACTTTTTCTATAACTTCAAAAACAAGATTGTCGCTTAATAATCCAGGCAATGAAGGGTTCTTAATAAAGTGGTTTGCCAAGCTTGCTACTCTATCACTTTTACTACTTCCCCCAGAATAATTTCCCAGTTCATAACGG comes from Paenibacillus sp. 19GGS1-52 and encodes:
- a CDS encoding restriction endonuclease translates to MDWRRYEVEIYQKLKSEFPEVNITFDGKILGHQSKVERQIDVLAVGKFMGHEITLAVECKYYSKNIDVKIVDGFIGFLEDIKADIGIIITNKNIQIKTSLHKTSAIRTACRVPPAG
- a CDS encoding restriction endonuclease translates to MYFSEDDINFDLLTSSIQFEELSYDLLSRQGFHTLKWRQGGADNGRDIEALYTTGNPLTGPITEKWFIECKYYTNGVPLNEISTKFDWASVEWARHLVVITSSYLTTATRSWVDLRMQHERFLFHLIEGKQLKSLILQFPDIVIKYFKSESEKLLIDLIRSWTYHNVLPNRRALSILIKDLDYTKLTPYELSFLSIASAISTGGLDYASVHEGLEERFDSVIEYLIIQKNHETDVFPTLNVVHGSQVGFGSLMENEVYTYYMKATLTIDCDGKLIPANLLVIYNDLGEGVEVVLYRNHENKTIIRHINEGSEEYAFSTSSILIEKFH
- a CDS encoding SMEK domain-containing protein, whose translation is MLTRGKLLGDIMDGLGQLNFVLQTRSKLGLYDLNKYCEDFIKDFLNLIYGYNLVNLNETRSNEPGLDLGDEVQKLGIQVTTDKKSTKINHTFEKITDEQKARYERFVILILGAKQSSYDGINPELASNLHFEIENDIWDFGDLERAIVSLPLDKIKSTYDFLQSNLIRVFSDLDVGTTPSGEATSMLDQLEPRPVNKYMGCSNLVTHINEKHRVNLRIDDMNPSYQMFYNQLAELP
- a CDS encoding AAA family ATPase, with the translated sequence MRIEELHIKNFRNFDEKVTIVPRKINEHDIVVLIGENNVGKTSILTILHSLFNPERSIRTLEFQETDFYNPEFPIEVNIIFSDLSEEVKAVFIGMVDIKIVDGDDHYFLPFTFKCVYDKDTKEVEPSLVYERQPERSVSFSEKRLISFYFQDALRDHRAIKSNKGSLFGRILDQIDLSNQEEEILGKLDEAGETLNENTDISELIKGVASITRQVIDLSDKDGTVRLTVAASSATDIKRNIQLQLRHRNEEKYLNIDQLGLGLQSVLTVSVFRAFAGIGKLREGIFAIDEPESHLYPHSQRAMYREVLELSKSRQVWVATHSPTLIEWINPKQICLVRKQPNGDVSTCIQLPAKFPNAHIASYEKHLDVGKADAFFAKAVLLVEGPTEQGLFPALGIACSDENNIYDLDRVGVSVINTGGKNNLKAFIQLLNNFNIPNVAMIDYDSVDENHEKVIKEIKEECSAFYEIPRNTDMGDIEGLVCLHVPIEELLLFLKGLLPAERMLDLFSDLKGAISRFDKDKGQEIRALRKAEADISECFPILESVPDAEESIRKCIADSFRKIKGRTTGRLIGEVFYDHFPQDFIDNTLSAVMELAGYNITKDDKDKDSEKKFRDYEEYDEAEDEGNESPEEDYDPEEDDF